The segment TAGGGGCGCCGCCGCACCGGCTCGGTGAGTTGCCCCGGCTCGTCGTGCCCGGCATAGCCCGGCGGTGCGCCGAGCAAACGCGAGACGGTATGCGATTCGGTGAACTCGGAGAGATCGACGCGTACGAGCGCCGCTTCGCTTCCGAACAGTGCTTCGGCCAGCGCCTTCGCGAGTTCGGTTTTTCCGACGCCGCTGGGCCCGGCGAAGAGAAAGCTTCCGAGCGGCTTGCGCGGATCGTGCAAGCCGGCGCGCGCGCGCCGGATCGCCTCCGAAACGCGCGAAACGGCGAAGCTCTGCCCGATAACCCGCTTTTCGAGCGTGTGCTCGAGTTCGAGTAACTGATGCGTCTGCGAATCCGTCAACGCGGCTTGCGGAATGCCCGTCCATTTGGTGACGACGCCGGCGACGTGCTCCGCGCTCACGACCGGCCGATCGACGGCACCGCGGTTCTGCAGCGCCACCGAAGCGGCGGCTTCGTCGAGCAGATCGATGGCTTTATCGGGGAGAAAGCGATCGGCGATGTAACGCGCCGAGAGCGAAGCCGCCGCCTCCAACGCATCCTCGCCGATAGCGACGTGGTGATGCTCCGCATAGCCCGCGCGAAGCCCGCGCAGAATGGCGATCGTCTGCTCGATGGTCGGCTCTTCAACCATAACCGGCTGGAAGCGCCGTTCGAGCGCCGCATCGGATTCGATGTATTTGCGATACTCGTCGAACGTGGTGGCGCCGATGCATTGCAGCTCTCCGCGCGCGAGTTCCGGCTTGATCATCGAGCTCAAATCCAGCGAGCCTTCGGCGGCGCCGGCGCCGACCAGCGTGTGCAATTCGTCGATAAAGAGAATGACGTCGCGGGCGCTGCGTTTGACTTCGTCTAAGATGCGCTTGACGCGGCTTTCGAATTCGCCGCGATACTTGGTGCCGGCGACGAGCGGACCCAGCGAGAGCGAGAGCACGCGCTTATCGCGCAACGTTCCGGGAACCGTTCCCGCGACGATGCGCTGTGCGAGCCCCTCGACGATGGCGGTTTTCCCCACCCCGGGTTCGCCCACCAAAACGGGGTTGTTCTTGCTGCGTCGCGCGAGGATGGAGACGACGCGTTCGATTTCATCGTCGCGGCCGATCACGGGGTCGAGTTTGCGCGCGCGCGCGAGTTCGGTGAGGTCGCGCGAGAAACTGGCTAGCGTCGGCGTGCCGCTGCGGAAGCGTTTGGCGATCTCGTCCATCGGCGACGGGCTGCCGGCCTCTTTATCGCGTTGGAGCTTGTCGGCGAGCAGGGCGCTTCCGGCGATCAGTCCGGCCGCTGCGAGCGCCGCACCGAGGAACGGCAGGGCGCTGGTCGCCGCCCGCCGCTGGGCGCAACTCGCGCAGAGCGATTGGGTACCGTTGGACTGGGTAGCCGGACGGTTCAGGCAGGCCTCGCACATGGTGGTCATGCTCTGGTTTACCCCGGACGAGGGGTGGTAGTTTCGCTACGGCGCCGCAAGGTAGACGATCGAGACCGAGACCGACACATTGACGCTGGATGGATCGAATTGCGTCGCGACGAGGGAGACGGCTGCCATGGTCTTCATGGCGATCGGCGCAAAGGCACCCTGCTCGGTGGAGATACTCTTAATCCCGATCAGGTGGAGGTGCGATGCTGCCGCGAGCGCGGTAGCCTTCCCGCGGGCATCTCCAACCGCCAAGGTGAGCGCTTTAGCGCGGGCTGCTTCGTCGTTGGCCAGGCCGAAGGCGACATTGTAAATCTGCGTGACCCCAGCGTGCGTGAGGGCGTCGACGACCGATCCGGCATCGTTCATGGCCCGCACCTTTACCGCAAACGTGCGCCAAACGGTGTAGCCGTAGATCCCTGCGTTGGGCGGCGCCGGAACGATCTTGGGCTTAGGGTTGTAGTTGATGCGATAGGATTCCAGGGCGATATCGTCTCGAGCGACCTTTAGTTTGGAGAGCGACTCGATAACGCGCTGGTAGATCGCGTTGTTTTGAGAAGCCGCATCGGCGGAGCTCGCGGAATTCGTACTGATCGCGGCCGAAACGGTCGCAATGTTGGGCTGCATCGTCAGGCTGCCGGTCCCCGTCACGACGATCTCGGTCGGGGGTTGCTGGGCTGCCGGGGCCGCCCCGCTCGCGCCGAGCAGCAGGGCGATCGTAAGACCGATAATGGCTTTGCTCATATGCGCGTGTAACGTCGTACGCCGCCCGCCCGTGCCCCTGCAAGGGGGGTTTAATTTTCGAGCGTTTAGGGGAACCTAGCGAGCAAGGAGGACCTTTGCAAATGGGATTGATTCTGTTTCTCATCTACGGGCTGATCGTCGGGGCGGTGGCCAAGTGGATCGTGCCGGGCGAGGGCCCGGGCGGTATTCTCGGCGATATCGTCGTCGGTATCATCGGAGCGTTTATCGGCGGCTGGCTGGCAGCCACGTTCTTCCACACCGGGTACGCCGGCTGGTCGCTCTCAGGCTTCATCACCTCGGTCTTGGGCGCCATCATCCTGCTCTTTGTCCTGCGGGCCATCAGCGGCCGGCGCTCGGCGGTGTAGGCGGCTGATGCCGCCTTAGTCACAGACGCGGGTATGGGAAGGCGTCTACGCTGGTCGTTGCCAATAGCTGGCACGACTGCTGCGTATACTTCCTTCCGATACTCATCTTTTAAGAGGTCTGGACTTTCATGGCGTACATCATCACTGAGCCCTGCATTGGTACCAAGGACAAATCGTGCGTGGACGTATGCCCCGTCGATTGCATTCATGGCAGTGATGCCGACGACCAGTTGTTCATCGATCCGGAAGTCTGCATCGATTGCGGTGCATGCGTTTCGGCGTGTCCGGTTGAGGCGATCTTCGCCGATTCCGACGTTCCCGCGAAGTGGGAGTCGTTTACCGCGCTCAACGCGGCGTATTTCAAGAAGTAATCGCGCCCGCGGGCGCAACCGATCGGCCGAAAGAACGGGTTGCACCCAGCGTGCAGCCTGTTCGCGTTATCGCCGCATCAAAACGCTACGACGGCGACGTCCTGGCATTAGACGACGTGAGCTTCGAGGTGCGCCCCGGCGAGCTCGTTGCACTGTTGGGCCCGAGCGGGTGCGGTAAAAGCACGCTGCTGAATTTGGTCGGTTGCATCGATCTGCCGACCGAAGGAGAGGTCTCGATCGACGGGCGTTCGACCAACGCTCTGACGGACGACGAACTCA is part of the Candidatus Dormiibacterota bacterium genome and harbors:
- a CDS encoding SIMPL domain-containing protein (The SIMPL domain is named for its presence in mouse protein SIMPL (signalling molecule that associates with mouse pelle-like kinase). Bacterial member BP26, from Brucella, was shown to assemble into a channel-like structure, while YggE from E. coli has been associated with resistance to oxidative stress.); this encodes MSKAIIGLTIALLLGASGAAPAAQQPPTEIVVTGTGSLTMQPNIATVSAAISTNSASSADAASQNNAIYQRVIESLSKLKVARDDIALESYRINYNPKPKIVPAPPNAGIYGYTVWRTFAVKVRAMNDAGSVVDALTHAGVTQIYNVAFGLANDEAARAKALTLAVGDARGKATALAAASHLHLIGIKSISTEQGAFAPIAMKTMAAVSLVATQFDPSSVNVSVSVSIVYLAAP
- a CDS encoding ferredoxin family protein is translated as MAYIITEPCIGTKDKSCVDVCPVDCIHGSDADDQLFIDPEVCIDCGACVSACPVEAIFADSDVPAKWESFTALNAAYFKK
- a CDS encoding GlsB/YeaQ/YmgE family stress response membrane protein, with the translated sequence MGLILFLIYGLIVGAVAKWIVPGEGPGGILGDIVVGIIGAFIGGWLAATFFHTGYAGWSLSGFITSVLGAIILLFVLRAISGRRSAV
- a CDS encoding ATP-dependent Clp protease ATP-binding subunit, with the translated sequence MTTMCEACLNRPATQSNGTQSLCASCAQRRAATSALPFLGAALAAAGLIAGSALLADKLQRDKEAGSPSPMDEIAKRFRSGTPTLASFSRDLTELARARKLDPVIGRDDEIERVVSILARRSKNNPVLVGEPGVGKTAIVEGLAQRIVAGTVPGTLRDKRVLSLSLGPLVAGTKYRGEFESRVKRILDEVKRSARDVILFIDELHTLVGAGAAEGSLDLSSMIKPELARGELQCIGATTFDEYRKYIESDAALERRFQPVMVEEPTIEQTIAILRGLRAGYAEHHHVAIGEDALEAAASLSARYIADRFLPDKAIDLLDEAAASVALQNRGAVDRPVVSAEHVAGVVTKWTGIPQAALTDSQTHQLLELEHTLEKRVIGQSFAVSRVSEAIRRARAGLHDPRKPLGSFLFAGPSGVGKTELAKALAEALFGSEAALVRVDLSEFTESHTVSRLLGAPPGYAGHDEPGQLTEPVRRRPYCVVLFDELEKAHPDVAAILLQILDDGRVTDAKGRTVDFRHALIVLTTNLDDDDLALAIRPELLNRIDDTIAFEELGAAQIEAIVTIHVDALAARLGARDVKLRLTDDAKAFLAQEAMAAGSGARFVQR